The Methylocystis bryophila genome contains the following window.
TCTATGACCGGCAAGCGCGCGCAACGCGCAACACGCCGAGCTCGCCACTTCACGATTGGCTCACGGGGGGCCTCAACAGCCAGATCGAGCACCACATGTTCCCGAGCCTATCCCGCCGGCGCTTGGCCCAAATGCGCGAGGCGACAAAGGCTGCGATGCTTGAAAGCGGCTACCCCTATGTGACGTTGGACAATCGCAACGCAATCCGCGCCGTGCTTTGCGCCCTCGGCGAAGCCGCGCGCGCATGACCTGAGGCTTTCCGGTCACGTTGCGGTCGAGGAGTCGAGTCCTCTCGCCCTCGGTCGACGGGTTACGCAGGCCCCATTGTAGTAAAGCCTGCAAAACTCTTGTCCGGAAAGCGGCATAAATCCTGCCTGCCCCGTGGGGAGTCGCCGTATTTTGAGCGCGCGGCCTCAACGCCTAGATCTCGTAACTGGAGCAAAAATTGCCTTGCCCCAGCGGTTGGCTATTGAGCGAGAGCCAAACCGAAGTAAGATGGCTGGGCAAAGGCAACCATAAAAAATTAGAGGGACAGGAATGATACGCGAGTTCAAGTACAAGGGCGAAACCTTTCGTGTGAACGCGCATGGCGTCGCGGGTTCCGAAGAGGTCTTCATCATCCATCTGGTGGACGATGAAGAAATGGGAGAAATCTCCATCGATCGGATGACCGAGGAAAATGACCGAAGCGCGCCGATCGATGCGATTTGCGTCATGTTGTGCGATAAGCTCATCGAGGCCGAGCATATCGACTGCTCCGAGCCGGGCGCCGGTTTCGTTTGGGCCGAAGGCAAGCGCCTGCGCGACGTGCTCCCCAGCAATGATACGGCCGCCGCTCACTGATTCTCGGCGGAGGAACCCTCGTTTCCGGCGACCTTCGTCCGCGAAGACCGCCGGAGGCGAGCTTTAGAACGCTGGATTGATCGTCGAAATTGAACAACGTCTCCTTCTGAGCCAGATGGATTTTTCGGGTGCGCGGCCCGGCTCCCCCCTTGTCGTCGTCAGATTGGACCTGGATCAAATCCAAGGACGGCGCCGTAATTGCTTGAGTAATCCACGGACCAGGCGCAGTTGGGTCAGCGTCTACACCGCGCATTCGGACGCGCCGGGCGGCGGCCCCGCTACGTGTTGTGACGAGGAGACGAAAAAGATGGCGGCTCTGAAGGAGACCGTGGACGTCGTCGAGTCGATAGACGTCGACGCCTATAAATACGGCTTCGTCACCGATATTGAGTCGGAGAAGGCGCCGAAAGGGCTGTCGGAAGAGATCGTCCGGTTTATTTCGGCGAAGAAGAACGAGCCGGAGTGGCTGACGGAGTGGCGTCTTGCGGCCTATCGCCGCTGGCTGACGATGGATGAGCCGCGCTGGGCGCGCGTCGAGCATCCGCCGATCGACTACCAGGATCTCTATTATTACTCGGCGCCGAAGTCGTCGCCGGGTCCGGCGACGCTCGAGGAGGTCGATCCCGAGCTGCTGCGCACTTATGAGAAGCTCGGGATTCCCTTGCGCGAGCAGGAGATTCTCGCGGGCGTCGAGACGCGCAAGGTCGCGGTCGACGCGGTCTTCGACAGCGTATCGGTGGCGACGACCTTCAAGGAGGAGCTGGCGAAGGCGGGGGTGATCTTCTGCCCGATCTCGGAGGCGGTGCGCGAGCATCCCGAGCTCGTGCGCAAATATCTCGGCTCGGTTGTGCCGGTCACCGACAATTTCTTCGCGACGCTCAACTCCGCCGTCTATTCGGACGGCTCCTTCGTCTATGTGCCGAAGGGCGTGCGCTGCCCGATGGAGCTGTCGACCTATTTCCGCATCAATGAGAAGAACACCGGTCAGTTCGAGCGCACGCTGATCGTCGCGGACGAAGGCTCCTATGTGAGCTATCTCGAAGGCTGCACGGCGCCCAAGCGCGACGAGAACCAGCTGCATGCGGCGGTCGTCGAGCTCGTCGCGCTCGACGACGCCGAGATCAAATATTCGACGGTGCAGAACTGGTATCCCGGCGACAGCGAGGGCAAGGGCGGCATCTATAATTTCGTGACGAAGCGCGGCGATTGCCGCGGCAAGAACTCGCATATCAGCTGGACGCAGGTGGAGACCGGCTCGGCGATCACCTGGAAATATCCGTCCTGCGTGCTGCGCGGCGATGGCTCGCAGGGCGAGTTCTACTCGATCGCGGTGTCGAACGGGCGCCAGCAGGTCGACAGCGGCACGAAGATGATCCACCTGGGGAAGAACACCAAGAGCCGGGTCATCTCCAAGGGCATATCGGCGGGGCGCTCGCAGAACACCTATCGCGGGCAGATCTCGGCGCATCGCAAGGCCGAAGGCGCGCGCAACTTCACCAATTGCGACAGCCTCTTGATCGGCGACCTCTGCGGCGCGCACACCGTTCCCTATATCGAAAGCAAGAACCCCAGCGCGCAAATCGAGCATGAGGCGACGACCTCGAAGATCAGCGAGGATCAGCTTTTTTACGCCATGCAGCGCGGGCTGTCGGCGGAAGAAGCGACGGCGCTGATCGTCAACGGCTTTGTGCGCGACGTGCTGCAGCAGCTGCCGATGGAGTTCGCGGTCGAGGCGCAAAAGCTCATCTCGATCTCGCTCGAAGGAAGCGTTGGGTGAGGCTCTCGCCTGCACCGTAAGGCCAAACTGGGATTTGACATGCTGGAAATCAAAAACCTCCACGTCTCGATCGGCGAGCGCAAGATTTTGGACGGATTGGACCTCACGGTGCATGACGGCGAGGTGGCCGCCATCATGGGTCCGAACGGCACGGGCAAGTCCACGCTGTCTTATGTCATCTCCGGACGCGAGGGCTATGAGGTCACGCAAGGCGAGATCCGGCTCGACGGCTTGAGCCTGCTCGAGCTTGCGCCTTGGGAGCGCGCGGCCAAGGGGGTTTTTCTGGCCTTTCAATATCCGGTCGAGATCCCGGGCGTCGCGACGATGACCTTCCTGAAGGCCGCGCTCAACGCGCAGCGACGCGCCCGCGGCGAGGAGGAGCTGCAGACCCCCGATCTCATGAAGCGCGTCAATGACGCCGCCGCCAAGCTTGGCGTGGGCAAGGAAATGCTGCGCCGTCCCTTGAACAGCGGCTTCTCGGGCGGCGAGAAGAAGCGCATGGACATTCTGCAGATGGCGCTGCTCGAGCCCTCGCTCGGCATATTGGACGAAACCGACTCCGGCCTCGACATTGACGCCTTGCGCGTCGTGTCGGAAGGCGTCAACGCGTTGCGCGACAAGAAGCGCAGCTTCCTCGTCATCACCCATTATCAGCGCCTGCTCGATTACATCAAACCGGACACGGTGCATGTGATGGCGAAGGGCCGCATCCAGCGCAGCGGCGGTCCGCAGCTCGCTCTCGAATTGGAGGAGAGCGGCTATAAGGATTACATCGGCGAGGCGGCGTGACCATGGCGAACCCAGCCCTTTCCGCGACCGAAGCCGCCTTCGCCTCCTTGTTCGAGCAGAAGAAGACCGCGGGCGCGCCGGATCTGCGCGAACGCAGCTGGCTCGCCTTCCTGCGCGACGGCTTGCCCAATCGGCGCCTCGAGAGCTGGCACTACACGGATCTGCGCGGCGCGCTGCGCGACTTTTCGCCCACAGCGACGGCGGGCCTCGTCGAGACCGAGACGCCGCCCGCGGGCGTGACGCGGCTCTCGCTCAGCGAAGCCCTGCAGCGACTCGACGAAGACGCGCTTGCGGCGCTGGCGCCCCGCATCGAGGATCCCGCCATCGCGCTCAATGGCGCGCTCATGACGGATGGCGTGGCGCTCATCATCCCGCCGGGGGCCGAGATCACGGCGCCGCTCTCGCTATTGCGCCGCTTCTCGGGCGCGGGGCTTTCGGTGACGCGCTCGCTCATCGTGGTCGGGGCGGGCGCGCGGGTTTCGATCGTCGAGCATGCGGCGGCCGGCGCGGAGACGGGCGGCTTCGAGAACGACCTTCTGATTTTGGCGCTCGGCGCGGGCGCGAAGGTCGAGCATTGTCTCATCAGCGAGGCGCGCGCGGACGGCGCGGCCAGCGTCATGAGCCTTGTCGCGACGCTCGCGGAAGACGCTTCGCTCGACTCCTTCAGCCTCATCGAGGGCGGCGGCTTGTTGCGCCGGCAGATCTTCGCCAAGCTCACAGGCGCGAAGGCGCGGGTGCGCTTCAACGGGGCCTCGCTGCTGCGCGGCGCGAGCTTTTCCGACACGACGCTCGTGGTCGAGCATCTGGCGCCGCAAGGCGAGAGCCGAGAGGCGTTCCGCTCGATCGTCGACGACACGGCGACGGGCGTGTTCCAGGGCAAGATCAGCGTGGCGCGCGAGGCGCAGAAGACGGACGGTTCGATGCAGTCGAAGGCGCTGCTGCTTTCGGACACGGCGACGATGAACAACAAGCCGGAGCTCGAGATTTTCGCCGACGACGTGGCCTGCGGCCATGGCGCGACCTGCGGGCGTCTCGACGCCGATCAGCTCTTCTATCTGACGGCGCGCGGCATCCCCAAGGCGCAGGCCGAGGCGCTGCTCATCGAAGGCTTCGCCAATGAGGCCTTCGCTCAATTGGAGCCGGAGCCGCTGCGCGAGGCGCTGGCGGCGCGCGTGTCGGCCTGGCTCGCCCCGCGCCGGATTCCGGCGGAAGCAAGCGGGAGCGCGCCATGAACATGCCCCTGGGCGCGGTCGCGGGCGCGCCGCTCTTCGACATTGCGGCCCTGCGCAAGGATTTTCCGATCCTTGCGGAAGAGCCTTACGGCAAGCCGCTCATCTATCTGGACAACGCCGCCTCGGCGCAAAAGCCGCGTCAGGTGATCGATCGGCTGACGCGCTTTTACGAGCATGAATACGCCAATGTGCATCGCGGCCTGCACTATCTCGCCAATGCGTCGACGGAGGCCTATGAGGGCGCGCGCGAGAGCGTGCGGCGCTTCCTCAATGCGGAGTCGACCGACGAGATCATTTTCACGCGAGGGGCGACGGAGGCCATCAATCTGGTCGCCGCGTCCTATGGCCTGGCGCATGTCGGCGAGGGCGACGAGATCATTCTGTCGGTGATGGAGCATCACTCCAACATCGTGCCCTGGCATTATCTGCGCGAGCGCAAAGGCGCGGTGCTGAAATGGATCGAGGTGGACGCGGACGGGCGCTTCGCGCTGGAAGACTTTGAGAAGCTCTTCACGGCGCGCACGAAGATCGTGGCGCTGACGCATATGTCGAATGTGGTGGCCTGGCCGACGCCGATCGCCGAGGTCACGCGCATCGCGCATGCGCATGGGGTTCCGGTTCTCGTCGACGGGTCGCAAGGCGCCGTGCATCTCGATGTGGACGTGCGGGCGCTGGACGTGGATTTTTACGTCGTCACCGGCCACAAGCTCTATGGCCCAACGGGCATTGGCGCGCTCTACGGCAAGCGGAAATGGCTCGAGAGCCTGCCGCCCTTCTGCGGCGGCGGCGAGATGATCGAGACCGTCACGCGCGAGAGCGTCACCTATAACACGCCGCCGCAGCGCTTCGAGGCCGGAACGCCGCCGATCGCGCAGGCGGTGGGGCTCGGCGCGGCGCTCGACTATATGGAGAGCGTCGGACGCGCCGCCATTCGCGCCCATGAGGCGGATCTGACGCATTATGCGCATGCGGTGCTCTCGAGCCTCGAGGGGATTCACATCTACGGGCGCGCGCCCGACAAGGGGCCCATCGTCGCCTTCAATCTCGACAACGCCCATGCGCATGACGTCGCCACGGTGATCGACCGCTCCGGCGTCGCCGTGCGCGCCGGCACCCATTGCGCCATGCCGCTCCTCGCCCAGTTCGGCCAGACCTCCAGTTGCCGCGCGTCCTTCGCGCTTTATAACACCCGCGCTGAGATAGATCGGCTGGCGGAGGTGCTCGTCAAAACGAAGGCCCTGTTCGCATAGAACATCGCGTGAGCGATCAGGATGCGCTCTGGAGCGTGGTGCGAAAAAGCAGATGCGGTTTTTCGCACACATTGCGCCTTGAACTTCTAAAACCGATCACGTTTTTTGCGTTTTGGCGACCGCGCCTGAGCGCAGCGTGATCTCGGCGCAAGCGGAAGGCTCATTCGTTCGAGGCGGGCCATGGCGGGCGCGCTCGACAGCACGCTCCTATGTCCTAGTATTAGGAGGGGCGATTTAGACGCTCCTCACCGGGCCCGGCGCCCTTTGACGAGCGACAAAACATGTCCGGCAACGAGCTTCATCGGGCCGCGAGCCCCTATCTGCTGCAACACGCCGATAATCCCGTGCATTGGCGCCTATGGGGTCCCGAGGCGCTGCAAGAGGCGCGCAGACTACGCAAGCCCATTCTGCTCTCGGTGGGCTATGCCGCCTGCCATTGGTGCCATGTCATGGCCCATGAGAGCTTCGAAGACCCCGACACCGCCGCGGTGATGAACGAGCTCTTCGTCAACATCAAGGTGGATCGGGAAGAGCGGCCAGATATCGATCATCTCTACATGACGGCGCTGCAGGCTTTGGGGCAGCGAGGCGGCTGGCCCCTGACGATGTTTCTGACGCCGGAAGGCGAGGCCTTTTGGGGCGGCACCTATTTTCCAAAGTCCGATCAATATGGACGTCCAGCCTTCGTTAGCGTTTTGCAACGCGTGGCGGAAGCCTTTCACAAAGAACCGGCAACGATTGTCCAGAACACAAAGGCGATACGCGAGCGACTGCAGGAGGCGGCCGCATCCGGCTCGGCGTCTCGTTCCTTTGCCTTCCCGCCCGCGCAGTTAATCGAACTCGCGACGCGCATCGCTCAGGCGATGGATCCGGTAGACGGCGGATTGAAAGGCGCGCCCAAATTCCCCAACACGCCGGTGTTGGAATTTCTTTGGCGCGCCGGCGCGCGCGGCGGCCCGTCCGTCTTTCGCGATCTCGTGGCGCTCACTTTGACGAAAATGTCGCAAGGCGGGATTTACGACCATCTCGGCGGCGGCTTCGCCCGCTATTCCACGGACGCGCGCTGGCTCGCCCCGCATTTCGAGAAAATGCTTTACGACAATGCGCTGCTCCTGGAGATGCTGGCGCTTTGTCACAAGCAGACGGGCGACGACCTGTTCCGTCGAAGGGTCGTTGAAACCGTCGAATGGCTTCGTCGCGAGATGACGGCGCCCGACGGCGCCTTTTGCGCGAGCCTCGATGCGGACAGCGAGGGGGCCGAAGGCCGATTCTATGTCTGGACTTTCGGAGAGATCGTCGCAGCGCTCGGCGAGGAAGACGCGCGCTTCCTCGGGGCCTTTTACGACGCGTCGCCCGAGGGCAATTGGCATGACGAGTCGCGCGGCGAGACTGTGATCATTCTCAATCGGCTCGGCTCTCCGGCGGCGACGCCCGAGGAGGAAGCTCGCCTCGCCGCGCTCTGCGAGAAATTGCGGCTCACCCGCGAGGGTCGCCCGCGTCCCGGGCTTGACGACAAGATCATGGCGGACTGGAACGGCCTCATGATCGCGGCGCTGGTGAAAGCCGCCCTCGCCTTCGAAGAGCCCGACTGGATCGTCATGGCGGCGCGCGCCTATGACTTCATCGTGGCCAAATGCGCGTTTCATGACGAGGAGGGCCGCCTGCGTTTAGCGCATAGCTGGCGCGCCGAGGCGCTCGTGAGCCCCGGCTTGGCTCTGGACCACGCGGCCATGATGGGCGCGGCGCTGGCGCTGCACGAAGCGCGAAACGCGCTGACAAATCCAGCGCCGCGGCGGGACTATCTTGCCGACGCCAAAGCCTGGGCCGAAGCGCTCGAGAGCTATCATCGAGATCCGCAGACGGGCCTTCTGTGCATGGCGGCGCGGGATGCGCGGGATTTGATCCTGCGGCTCTCTCCCACCGCTGACGACGCCATTCCCAATGCGCATGGGGTCTATCTTTCGGCGCTTGTTCGTCTCGCCGCCCAGACTGGCGAGGACAAATGGCGGGAGCGCGCCGACGCTCTCTTTGCAGCGCTGACGCCCGCCATAGAGGCGAATTTCTTCGGTCATCTCGCCTGTCTCAACGCGCTGGACTCGCGGCTCCGCGCCAAGACCATCGTCATGATCGGGCCTGAGCGGCAAAAGCTACTGGCGGCGGCGCTTCGCCTTCCCTATTTCGACCGGATCGTGGTGGATGCAGACGGCTCTCGGCCGCCCTCGGCTCTCGAGGCGGCGCAATGGAAGGCGGCAAAAGACAAGGCGGGAGCCGCTTTCGTTTGCGCCGGAGAAACCTGCTCCCTCCCGGTTTGGGATGAAGAAGGCCTCCGCGCCACGCTGGAAGCCTTCGACACGGCGACAGGGTGAGCCGCAACGCGGCTCTTGGATTCTTATCAGCCTTCCAAAAGACTTCTAGCCTTGGCCACGAGCTGCTTGACCGACAAGGCCTCCGTTCCCTGCACGACCGCGTCGAAATCATTGGCGAGGGCCGCGCAGAAAATCAGCGCAGCCGCCTCTTCGCGCGGGTCGCCGCCCCATTTTAAATTGAGCGCGACATTTCGCTCCCCGAGATTGAGCGCGGTCGAGACATCCTCTGCGACGTCGCCAAAACGCAAATCGAAGCCCGCGTCCTCCCCGTCGAGCGTGCACGGCAGATAGCCCGAGGTTTCGAAGGGAACGTAATCGCTATCGAGCTTCAGGGGCAGCTTGAGCGCGTCGATCGCCTGCTGGAGGGGCTTGCGCGCGGGGACGTTGTCGCGGGAAAGATAGGCAGACAAAGCTCGAGCCATGTGTTCTTCCTTATCATAAAGATGGCGACGGAGAGCTTACAGCCGTCACGGCAAACCCAGCCGGCGCGGTCTTCAATCCGCGATTTCGGTTTGAATGGAGAAGATGTCGTAGGGCGGCGCGCCCTCGCCATTGGCGTAACCGACCCCGGGGCCCTCGGCGGGCCCTTCCCCGGTCCATGCGCGACGGAGGAGCTTTCCGAGGTCGCCGCCGTACACGTGGAGAGTGATCGCGTTTTGCGCTTCCGCCGGATTGGATAGGATCATGGGTTGCGCGCCGCGCGAGCCGCGCGCTTCGACTTCTCCCGATCGCAGAACGCGCGCTTCCGCCTTTCCCTGCGCGTCAAGATCGTAGGGCTGTCGCGCGACGGCCCCCGATAACCCGCCGGCGATCTCCCAATGGGAGGATTGGTCGATCCACAGGCTGGCGCCAGGCGCCAGCACGGTCGCGACGACGGAGAAACGGTCGAGGACATCGCGGAAAAGCTGAAACTGCGCGCCCTCCCCCGGTTTCGCCTGAGCGAAGACCGCCGGAAACCAATCATCGCTGGCGACGAGGCGAGTCATCAGGTCGCGGCCGATGAGGAGAATCTCCCGCTCACTGTCCGTCAGCTCGACCATGGACTGAATGTCCCAGATAAATCTCTTGAGCAGAGCGGGTACGGCTCCGCGCTCGACCGTCCCTGTCGCGTCAACCATGCTCATGCTCGTCACTATGTTCGTCTTCCGTGTGAGCGCTCGATTTGTGGACGAGCTGGGCGGAGAGGAAATCGCCGGCAGCGATGACGCCGTCATCGTCCATTTCGTGACCGAGGCCCGGCCGGCGTAAGCTTTTGACCGGAACGCCCAGCGCCTTGAGGCGCTCCTTCGTCGCCGTCATCGCCGCGAAAGGCGCGGTGGCGTCGGCCTCGCCATGGATCATCAGCACCGGCGGCCGCACGCGAATCTCCTGGAACAGCGCATCGTCCTCCTCGATCGCGCCGGAGAAGGAGACGATGGCGGCTATCGGCTTGGGTCGGCGAAGCCCGACCTGCAACGCAAGCCGCGCGCCGTCAGAAAAACCGACGAGCGCCAGATGGCTCTCGGGAAGACGGCGCTGCGCCAACATGTCGTCGAGAAATTTGTCGAGGAGGGAGGCCGACACGTCGAGATCCCTCGAGCCGGAGGCGTCACTCCACCGCCTTCCGCCTGATGGCGAAACAAACGGGGCTTCGACCGCCAAAAATTCAGCCTTGGGCATGGTCGGCGCCCAATTGAGCGCGTGATTGATGATGGCCTCGCCGCGGCTATCGGGGCCGTGGAGCAAGACAACGAGATAGACCGCCTTGCCGCAGGACAAGGCCGCGATTTTCGGTCCTTCGACAATCCCCGTCACGCCGCGCCTATCCCTGAGAGCCCCGACCTTCCGCGGCGGCATGCAAGGCGTTTGCCGACCGCCCACCGCGTGCGGCGCGACATGATCCTGGCTTCCAGAATGCATGGCGAAATGCGGCCCGAACGTCGCGCCTCGTCGCGGCGGCCTCAAGGCCCAGATCCGGCCAGAGGATGGAAGCCGCCGTATGACGCTGAACGAGCAAGTCGTTGTCTGGAACGGCTCCATGGGCGTGCTCGACATGGCGATTATTGGCCGTATCGAGCATGGCGAGGGCGGCCGAATGGCCTATCTCGCGCCGCCCTACGAGGTTGTCGGCCCCTTCAGCCTCGATGAACTGGAGACGCAGGGCCGGATCGCTTTCGCCGCATGTCTCGTGATGTCGCGGCAAAAATGGCAGGAGGATCAGGTCGAGCTGCGCAAGGAGGCGATGGAGAAGCGCCGCGCGCTCTATGCGCAGTTCGAGGGCGTCACCAATCAGCGCGAGCATCGGGAGACGCTAGAGCTTCCGAAGGACGGCGCTCTCAAGCCCTCGGAGATCAACGCCGCCTTCCGCAAATTGGCAAAGAACGCGCATCCGGACGCCGGCGGCAGCGACGAGGATTATCACCGCATCGTCGAAGCGCGCGACGCGCTGCTGGAGATCTTCGCGAGCTCCTCGTCCGGCCGATGATCCAAGTTCGCACACCGTCAAGGCGCTGCTTGGCAGCCGCATCAATCAGGACAACCACAAAAAACAACGCCTTACTCAGATCGGCTTCGGTCCGCGAATTGCATCTACCCGCGCGTGCCTCGCATCTAGCGACCGGAGGATGAGATGTCGGAAGAAGCTTCGCGCTCGGTTATCGTGGCGAAGAAGAACCTCGAAGCCCATAACATGATGTCGTTCGAGCTCGTCGACGCGGAGGGCGGAGAACTGCCGCCCTTCTCCGCCGGGTCGCATGTCGACCTCACGATTCCCGGGGGCTTCGTGCGGCAATATTCGATCTGCAACCCCGCCTCGGAACGCAACCGTTATGTCATCGGCGTTTGGAAGGACGGGAATAGCCGCGGCGGCTCCGTCGCGCTGCACGACGCGGTGAACGTCGGCGACCGCCTAGAGATCAGTCTGCCCCGCAACCGTTTTCGCGTGCCGAAAAATGCGGCGCGAGCGATTCTCGTCGCGCGGGGGATCGGAGTGACGCCGATCCTGAGCATCGCCGACGATCTCAAGACGCGCGGCGTGCCTTTCGAGCTGCATTATGTCTATGCGCTCATGTCGCCCGATGCGTTTGCCGGCTTCATCGGCGCATCGAGCTTCGCCGAGAACACCAGCTATTATTTCGAGTCGAGCAAGGACAATCAGCTCCTCAACCCCGCCACCTTGTTTGCGGATCGTCCCGAGGACACGCAGCTCTTCATCTGCGGCGCGGATTGGTGGATGGATCCCATCGTCAACCTCGCCAAGCAGAAAGGCTGGAACGACGAGCGCATACACATCGAGCGCTTCACCGCCAAATTGGCGGCTCCGGTGCTCGACAAGGTCTTCAAGGTAAAGATCGCCAGCACGGGCGCGGTTTACGAAATCCCTGGAGACAAGACCATCACGGCCCTTCTCGAGGAGAAAGGCGTCAAGGTTCCGACCTCATGCGAGCAGGGCCTCTGCGGCACCTGCAAGATCAAAGTGCTCGAGGGCGAGATTGACCACCGTGACAAGCGTCTCACACCCGAGCAAAGAGCCGAGGGGTATTTGCTCGCTTGCGTCTCTCGCGGAAAGGGCGATCAGCTCGTCCTGGATCTCTGAGGACGTCTGAATATCGGGAGTGCTTCACGATGACGACGGAAGAACAGGTGTGGAGGACGGCCTGGATCCTCGCAGAACATTATGGGGAAGATGGCATCAGCGTCGCTGCGGATATGGCGAGGAGCTTCGAGTTCGGCGGAAAAAACGAGGAACGCGAGGTTTGGCTGTCTATCATGGACAAGGTTCGCGAACTCACCGCCGAGCATGACCCCAGCCCCGCGTTCCAACAATGAAGGGACTGCGGCGGCGATCTGAGCCCAGACCGGCGACCGACTCGGTCTGAAAGCGGTGAACGCCGAGCGAGATCCAGCCATGAATGATCCGCGTCAGCGGGCGCCTTCGGTCGAACGCAATCGCGAACCCATTTTGGAGCTCTTGCGCCGCATCTTGCCGGAGCGGGGCCTCGCGCTTGAAATCGCGAGCGGCTCCGGCGAGCATGTGATCTATTTTGCAAAATATTTTCCGCAGCTCGTCTTTCTTCCCTCCGATCCAGACGA
Protein-coding sequences here:
- the sufC gene encoding Fe-S cluster assembly ATPase SufC; this encodes MLEIKNLHVSIGERKILDGLDLTVHDGEVAAIMGPNGTGKSTLSYVISGREGYEVTQGEIRLDGLSLLELAPWERAAKGVFLAFQYPVEIPGVATMTFLKAALNAQRRARGEEELQTPDLMKRVNDAAAKLGVGKEMLRRPLNSGFSGGEKKRMDILQMALLEPSLGILDETDSGLDIDALRVVSEGVNALRDKKRSFLVITHYQRLLDYIKPDTVHVMAKGRIQRSGGPQLALELEESGYKDYIGEAA
- the sufD gene encoding Fe-S cluster assembly protein SufD — encoded protein: MANPALSATEAAFASLFEQKKTAGAPDLRERSWLAFLRDGLPNRRLESWHYTDLRGALRDFSPTATAGLVETETPPAGVTRLSLSEALQRLDEDALAALAPRIEDPAIALNGALMTDGVALIIPPGAEITAPLSLLRRFSGAGLSVTRSLIVVGAGARVSIVEHAAAGAETGGFENDLLILALGAGAKVEHCLISEARADGAASVMSLVATLAEDASLDSFSLIEGGGLLRRQIFAKLTGAKARVRFNGASLLRGASFSDTTLVVEHLAPQGESREAFRSIVDDTATGVFQGKISVAREAQKTDGSMQSKALLLSDTATMNNKPELEIFADDVACGHGATCGRLDADQLFYLTARGIPKAQAEALLIEGFANEAFAQLEPEPLREALAARVSAWLAPRRIPAEASGSAP
- a CDS encoding PDR/VanB family oxidoreductase; this encodes MSEEASRSVIVAKKNLEAHNMMSFELVDAEGGELPPFSAGSHVDLTIPGGFVRQYSICNPASERNRYVIGVWKDGNSRGGSVALHDAVNVGDRLEISLPRNRFRVPKNAARAILVARGIGVTPILSIADDLKTRGVPFELHYVYALMSPDAFAGFIGASSFAENTSYYFESSKDNQLLNPATLFADRPEDTQLFICGADWWMDPIVNLAKQKGWNDERIHIERFTAKLAAPVLDKVFKVKIASTGAVYEIPGDKTITALLEEKGVKVPTSCEQGLCGTCKIKVLEGEIDHRDKRLTPEQRAEGYLLACVSRGKGDQLVLDL
- a CDS encoding thioredoxin domain-containing protein, yielding MSGNELHRAASPYLLQHADNPVHWRLWGPEALQEARRLRKPILLSVGYAACHWCHVMAHESFEDPDTAAVMNELFVNIKVDREERPDIDHLYMTALQALGQRGGWPLTMFLTPEGEAFWGGTYFPKSDQYGRPAFVSVLQRVAEAFHKEPATIVQNTKAIRERLQEAAASGSASRSFAFPPAQLIELATRIAQAMDPVDGGLKGAPKFPNTPVLEFLWRAGARGGPSVFRDLVALTLTKMSQGGIYDHLGGGFARYSTDARWLAPHFEKMLYDNALLLEMLALCHKQTGDDLFRRRVVETVEWLRREMTAPDGAFCASLDADSEGAEGRFYVWTFGEIVAALGEEDARFLGAFYDASPEGNWHDESRGETVIILNRLGSPAATPEEEARLAALCEKLRLTREGRPRPGLDDKIMADWNGLMIAALVKAALAFEEPDWIVMAARAYDFIVAKCAFHDEEGRLRLAHSWRAEALVSPGLALDHAAMMGAALALHEARNALTNPAPRRDYLADAKAWAEALESYHRDPQTGLLCMAARDARDLILRLSPTADDAIPNAHGVYLSALVRLAAQTGEDKWRERADALFAALTPAIEANFFGHLACLNALDSRLRAKTIVMIGPERQKLLAAALRLPYFDRIVVDADGSRPPSALEAAQWKAAKDKAGAAFVCAGETCSLPVWDEEGLRATLEAFDTATG
- a CDS encoding cysteine desulfurase, giving the protein MNMPLGAVAGAPLFDIAALRKDFPILAEEPYGKPLIYLDNAASAQKPRQVIDRLTRFYEHEYANVHRGLHYLANASTEAYEGARESVRRFLNAESTDEIIFTRGATEAINLVAASYGLAHVGEGDEIILSVMEHHSNIVPWHYLRERKGAVLKWIEVDADGRFALEDFEKLFTARTKIVALTHMSNVVAWPTPIAEVTRIAHAHGVPVLVDGSQGAVHLDVDVRALDVDFYVVTGHKLYGPTGIGALYGKRKWLESLPPFCGGGEMIETVTRESVTYNTPPQRFEAGTPPIAQAVGLGAALDYMESVGRAAIRAHEADLTHYAHAVLSSLEGIHIYGRAPDKGPIVAFNLDNAHAHDVATVIDRSGVAVRAGTHCAMPLLAQFGQTSSCRASFALYNTRAEIDRLAEVLVKTKALFA
- the sufB gene encoding Fe-S cluster assembly protein SufB, whose translation is MAALKETVDVVESIDVDAYKYGFVTDIESEKAPKGLSEEIVRFISAKKNEPEWLTEWRLAAYRRWLTMDEPRWARVEHPPIDYQDLYYYSAPKSSPGPATLEEVDPELLRTYEKLGIPLREQEILAGVETRKVAVDAVFDSVSVATTFKEELAKAGVIFCPISEAVREHPELVRKYLGSVVPVTDNFFATLNSAVYSDGSFVYVPKGVRCPMELSTYFRINEKNTGQFERTLIVADEGSYVSYLEGCTAPKRDENQLHAAVVELVALDDAEIKYSTVQNWYPGDSEGKGGIYNFVTKRGDCRGKNSHISWTQVETGSAITWKYPSCVLRGDGSQGEFYSIAVSNGRQQVDSGTKMIHLGKNTKSRVISKGISAGRSQNTYRGQISAHRKAEGARNFTNCDSLLIGDLCGAHTVPYIESKNPSAQIEHEATTSKISEDQLFYAMQRGLSAEEATALIVNGFVRDVLQQLPMEFAVEAQKLISISLEGSVG
- a CDS encoding alpha/beta hydrolase, translated to MTGIVEGPKIAALSCGKAVYLVVLLHGPDSRGEAIINHALNWAPTMPKAEFLAVEAPFVSPSGGRRWSDASGSRDLDVSASLLDKFLDDMLAQRRLPESHLALVGFSDGARLALQVGLRRPKPIAAIVSFSGAIEEDDALFQEIRVRPPVLMIHGEADATAPFAAMTATKERLKALGVPVKSLRRPGLGHEMDDDGVIAAGDFLSAQLVHKSSAHTEDEHSDEHEHG
- a CDS encoding molecular chaperone DnaJ, encoding MTLNEQVVVWNGSMGVLDMAIIGRIEHGEGGRMAYLAPPYEVVGPFSLDELETQGRIAFAACLVMSRQKWQEDQVELRKEAMEKRRALYAQFEGVTNQREHRETLELPKDGALKPSEINAAFRKLAKNAHPDAGGSDEDYHRIVEARDALLEIFASSSSGR